The DNA window TTCAGTGCAACTTTGGTGATTTATTGGAACGGGAGGAATGGAACAACGTGCTTCCTGAAGCTTCCTGGCTGTTGCTCGGCTCCATCAGTTTCCAGTGAAGCTTTCTGGAAGTCACACGTCAGCCTTGCAAAGTGCAGAGCCTCTCGAGCAGAGGGCACTCCTCCCTTCACTGCAAACCAGGCTCAAGCCccacaaaataaacagcacGTGAAGCAGGGCTGTACTGCAGGGGTCTGAGCAATGCTGCTCTGTAAAGGTCTGTTAGAATGGCACAGAGGGACGGGGCCAGGAGGGCTCAGCCCCACGATGCTGATGTGCAGCGTCAGCACAGAGCGAGCTGcgagctgagctgtgtgcactGCGACACACAGAAGGTGacactgcagaaatgatgtGGATTTTGGAAAATGAGATTCTCCGTGAAGTGCCACTGCAGTAAATCTGTCAGTTGAGAACAGTGACACGGCTGTACAGCTGTGATGTCCAAGGACAGCAAGGAGAGCAGctgacaggcagcagcagcatcccctgcTGCACCTAAGAGGAGAGCTGAGGAAACCCAGCAGGGACGCAGCGCTgctccagcaggcagcactcagCCTGCAAGCAAGCGGGGAGCGAGCATCCATCAACACCACAGCCTGCAATGGGACAGGGAGCAACGGGCAGAGAGGGGAAGCGGAGCTGCAATGGTTTCCTAACAGAAGAAGAGAGACAGGTGGCTTAAAGTCGGTGAAGCATCGCTGCTTTGAGGCTGTGGGAACAAGGGGGGCAGGGCCAGGCATGGGGCGACTTCTGTGGACTCAAAGCAGGCGCGTGGGGAGGCCGTTCCCTCTGACCCACAACACAAAGCAGCCGGAGCAGATCGTGGGCTCTGGCACTGAGGCTCGGGGAAGGGAAGCCCCAATTCCCCTGCTTAGTTTGTTTCTATGGTTAATCATCTCTGATATAATTTGTGTGCTAAGAATAGGCTTTTTCGTACCTCAGTGCCACTTCCATCCCACTAGAGCACAGtggttcttttttcctttaggaaaaaataGCCCTGTCTGTAGGGACCCAAATATCCCTAGTAACCTGCAGAAGGCGTGCAGGACCCAGCGAAGGGAGGAGGCACAGCTTTATGCCAGCACTGAGGCAACGGAGCAGCAGGAAAGGATGCAGTGTGACGTGAGGGTGCAGCTCCCAAGGCTCACAGCcccatttctctgcagtgaCTCCCAGCACACAGTGAGTGCACACTGCAGGTCGGCTCCGCTCTCACCGTCCCGCAGGAGGCAGCACggatgctgcagtgctcagctcaCACCTCCACCTTCCACTGCTTCACAGGAGGGAAGGAGCTTGTTTTCATTGcttaagaaaacaagagaaagtgCCGAAGGCTGATCGGTTTGGGATTCTCTTGAAATCACCTTCCTCTCTAAAATGCGCATTTTTCATGACGCCCCTGGAAACTCATTAATCATTCATCGCGACTTTGCATAATGCCAGCATCCTGCTGAACTCAGCCTGCCGACACCTCGAtcagacacacagcacagcgATGGCAAGGGGCACCGCCACCGACGGCAGCCGGCTGCTGAGCCACAGGGAAGCACCCGAGCTCCCAGCCCTCGGTGCCACCCATCCGCTGCCGTGCCGGGTCCTGCTGCTCTTCCGGGCAAGGAGAAAGCAGCCCCCCCTGCTGCGGGCTGTTAGTGGGACGGCGGAGGCCAGCAGCTGCCAAGCAGAGCGGGGTCAGCAGAACTGAGAGCACACCGTGCGGGGAAGCCCTGCCTGGAGAGCAGCGAGCCGGTGCTTGCAGACCGTCGGCCgcatgcagcctgcagcccagccagccAGGGGAGACACGGCCACGGGAGCGGAGACCTGCctggaggatggaggagggaggCGAGATGAGCCGGACGGCAAATGGCTACAGCTCCTCTGATTCGGAGGGCTTGGCAGGCAGCGAGAGCCTGGCCACAACCCGCGTCAGAGCCCTGTTCTCGGCCAGCAGCTGCTCGTTCATCTGCCTCAGAGTGTGAATCTGTTTGAGCTGGTGGAGGTTCTGCAGAGAGGGACAGGAGGGGACGGGAAGATACGGAGAGAACACACCGTGGAGACAAAAGGGCACAGAAAGGTGAATTTAGTCCACAAGGGGTaaaagaatagagaaaaagaaaagagaaatgagtaGCGGCGAGTGCTGGGTGGGCAGCAGCTCAGATGTGCACACTGAAAGCCCTCCGGCGCACTGACAGCATGTGGGGAGCCTGCCCTTCCCCCAGGGACCCCAAAGCCTTTAGAATGCTCCTAAGTAAGCGGATTTCCCACCCAAAGCAGGATGGTCCTTAAGGGTGATTTTCTAATGACCCATAATGAGCTCCACCAGACACAGCTGTGGGAGTGAGCCACTGTGCGAACCATCATGCTGCCCCACCGCCACCATGGGCAcggggagcactgggagcactgggagcactgctggcacCTGAGAGTTTCTGTGCCACTCCTCCCATGCATCTCTGAACACCGAAGCAGCTGcgcagcagtgagcagagctgcagcagagcctctgcagggcacagagctgagccatgCTCACAGCCATGCTCACAGCCAGGCTCTTGGCTCTGCTCCCCACAGCTGTGGGGTGGGCATGGGTTTTTCCAAATAACCCGGCCCAAATTCAACTCTTCTTTGCCACAGGGCTCAgccttcagaaggaaaaaggtaaGAACTGAAAGCACTCGTTTTTAATGATGGGAGCTTGAATGAGAACAGCCTGAGGAGGAGGCAGACagaacacagtgctgctcagtaCAGAAACCACAAGAGCACAGAACAGGACAGGAATGGGCGCCCAGGAGGGGTGGCACAGCCACACTGCGGCACCGAGACACGGCGTGGAAGCACAGGgggaggcagagcagaaagctgggcagacatcactgctgctcacaCAAGGAGGACGCATCTCCAGCAACACTACAGCAAAATGGATCGACACCAACAATGAATGGACACCAGGAGGTGTGAGGGCCGAGCGCTGCCTCCTGCACTGCATCCCTGCCCTGGGGTGGGGGCAGGAAGGGAAGCACCCTCCAAAGGAGGGATTTTGGCTTCAAGAGACAAATCCCAGCCAAGGCAAAGCGCCCTCCgtccctcctgcagcctccccacacctgtgtgtgtggggatggaggagatgaaggggctgcagggagctcctTCCTGCCATGGGTCCcaaggcagcactgcctgcaaaaTGACACCACCCTTAGCCAGGGCAGCGTTGGCACAGCTGTGAGAACTTCCACCTGATGTGCATGGAGCTGCCGGAGCTCCgcacagaactgctgcatgcagggatGTTCTGTTTGAGGGCTCAGTGCCACACAGAAGCATTTtgggcagccagcagtgcagccccagctgcccctAAGCACTACCTTTGCTCCTCATGAAGGAACGGAGACCGTGTCCAAAAGCCTCACGATGCCAACGAAGGGATGCAGAGCAGGAAAGGATGGGGCTTGAGCCCAGCTGGCTGTGCAACTGCTCCTGCATCCAAgggagcacagctcctgctgcctggccTTCACTGCACCGCTCTGACaccagacagacagacagctcAGGGGACAGAcaccctccccatccccagatCCCAGCCAGCACGACCTGCCCCACTGTGCCGGCTGGACAGAGGACAGACAGACATCACTGTGTCCATCCTGcacccaggagctgctggttgGACTGCAAGGGCCGTTTGTTCCTGCGGTATCGCAGCTTATAAATGCTCTCTGCTTTATTACAGCTGAGCATCTGGCTGGCAGAAAATGGCCAACATATGTAGAACGCAGTGCGTGCTTCGTGGGGTGGAAAGGATTGTGATCACTTCAGAGACCATCCTCGCTTCCCACACCAACAGAGCAcgaactgcagcacagcacgaCGCAGACGCAGCTCAGCTCAGCGCGCTGTGCAGCTGGGAAAGGATCACCTGTGCAAAAATGTGCGTGTGCTGCAGGTCGGATGGCTTCCTATTTATCATGCTCAAAGACAGCGAGCgaaggctgagagctgggctgaagccaaagGCAAAGACCAGAATGTGGATGATCCTGCTGTGATTGCTTATCGCTCTGCTTGATTCTTGGCTTACAGAAAGCAGGCTCCTCGGTTCAGCTGTACTTGCCTTCAATTAAAGGGTTTTGTGCCTGCAACACTCAGGGAAATCAGGATGCCCAAAGCATGCACAATGTACCAAGCCAGGAGGTGCGGCGCTGCTTCAGAGTAAAGaagcttctgtgaccttcaaggaaAATTGCTGTGTTAAGTTGGGACCTCAGGCACTTGGCATTGAAATCAGTTCAGTGCAAATgctaattttctttctccttcctcagccAAGTTGCTGCTGTATCTCCAGTCAAACCCTGCAGTCACTCAGGAACATGCTGTACTGCTGTGTCACCTTCCCAAGGGCTGCAGGAGCCCCTCCAGCACCACGGAGCTCCCTGCCATCACCAGTTTCACCATGCTCCTCTCCCCTTCTTGGCAGCttcaccagcagcagctcaacTTATGGAAGGAACAAAGCTCGTAAGCTCAGCTTGGGCTGAACTACACAGCATTGCTGTCACAGCAACCCAGGACCTTCCTGTGACATTGCTGTGCCTCCTCTTCCCAAGGAGTCAGCTGCTCCCAAACTGCTCTGGACTCAGTGCCAGCCAAAGAGCAAACAGCTGCAGGTGAGCCCTGATGGACTGGTTCCATTCAGATGCTGGGAAGAATCCCAGTGACTGCAGTATGACTCAGAACCCAACGCCATGGCATGGCTGGGATTCCCCTTGCTGCTCTCCACCTTATAGGGAACTGGTGGATTTGCTTAAATTGCTCTTTCTGATGCTGCTCAATAGCTATTCAGTTAGCAAAAGTAGCAGGAATGCAAGCATAGCCAGTACTAAGAGATTTGTTTTCCTGGCACTACTGACTCAGCAGGGACTAATACAGATGTTCTGCAGAGGTTATCTCATTCTACACAAGCAAAGCTGGGCTGCATCCTGCTTTAAGACGTGATGTAAGTGGACGTGGAAAGCCTGCCTTCCTTCTGGACTTCCACTGTCAGAGCCTTCACACTTGTTTGCATGTCACAGCACAGTCAGGTGCTCAACACATGCTCGAGTTTTTGCAAAGCCTGGTGGGGTGGAAACCCAGCAGTGCCTCAGAAGAGACACTTTCAAATTTCACATCTATTTATTCCACTAACAAAAGGCTGCTTGGGTCTGCAGAAAGAGGCAGCATCACTCCCAAGGAGCTGAGCTCGTTCTCAGGCAGACCACGGGCTGCTGCAGCCACGTGCTGCCTCCTGCATGGCCAGCAGCTTCAGGGTAACACAGGAACACACCAGACTTCACGTGCTGCTTTTCCCACAGCACCTTCTCAGCTCCCATCCACCTGCAGCTCCCGGCTCCCCCaaccagagaagctgtggctgtGTCCAGCAGTCCCTGCAGGCATCTTCTCTCATTAATTGCTTTCTGAACCAATAGAAGTGCTCAAAACCAACAGGCCACTAGAGGACACCAATTTGTCTTTCTACTCCATGGACTGAACTGGTTTGTGAAGAGATCTGCAGGGCTAAAGCAATGCCACAGAGTGCTCCTGCCTGTGCTTTCTCTTGGAGGCTGCATTTCTGGAATGATGGGAAAGTCCCTCCGGAGTTCATGGCTGCCACTTGCTGAGAGGAGGAAGGATTTGGAATCCAGGCACCCTCAGCCCTTGGTTGCTCCCCTTTGAGCACATCCACATTCATTTTGTCCTCTTTGAAAGACCAAGAGAGCCTTTGCAGCAAGACTCCACCAAATTGTTGAGACTTATTGCAGTAGAAGACGCAGCAAAAGCCAATCTATCCTTTCAAAGGTGTATGCCTGGTAAAGATATGAAGCTTGAAATAGAAGCACAAAGCGGGAACCACCTTGAGGGTGGCAGGAATCATTTCCATCAGTGCACCGCTGACATCCCCAGGTCCTGCCTTGTCAGAGCGACGCGGTCCCACCTGGATCATCCTCAGAGGGGAGGGAAGCACAGCACGCAGGACCAGAGGGCCACTCTGTGAGGACAAGCATTCAAGTGCAGCATAAAATCACGGAACGCTGCAGGATCACTGTGAAGCTGGAGGTGCACCCAGGTGGCAAACACTGCATCTGCACTGCGGTGCTCCCTGCCAGCCGCGGGGCTCCGTCCCAGCAGGGCCACGGGAggggaaggcagggagcagTCGGTGGGTGGGCTGGGAACAGCAAGCCATGCTGGAGTTGGGAGCAAATTCCTCTTTGCTGAGATCCATTCCAGCCTGACTTACTGACGCAGCCTTCCACAAACATGCTGTAGGACAGAAATGCAAtcactgtgtgctctgtgctggccAGTGCGCGTGATCTCAAAAGCCAGCTTTGTCTTCTTACCCATCTGGAGGGAGCCACAACGGCTTCGCTTGGGCTGCAGACTATCCAGCAAACTGAAACTCACGGATGCCACAGGTTAGTCTCAGAAAGCATTTGGGGAGAATAGCCTTCACAGTTCTCAGGGCAAACAACATAACAGGTAGAACACACGGTGCGATTCGATGGATGCTAACAGAGGGCTCAACACTACTCCATGTTTGGAGAACACAGCCATTAAAGCAAGGCCTGGATGCACAACGGAAGGCACTCAGAGGTGAGATGAGCCCCTTCCCATGTATATCTTTAATATCCTACTCCTGGGTGACAGTCCCAACAGACGTTAATACAAAGCATCAAAATCACAACAGAGGGAACAGATTATTCCCTACCTTCATCTCCTCCTCCATTTCAGAGAGTTTCCGCTCCAGGGCTCGCTTCTCCTGTTTACAGGGATTCATAACAGAGACGGTCAGAGGTgtttacaagaaaaacaaagcgtgttctcttttaaagaaaagcaaaagtctTGCATTTCTATGGGAGCCATCACCAAAAAGCACCTcagagcactgcacagccaggagcagagcagacgGACGTGGCAGCAGGCCGTGTGCTGGGGCCCATTTTGCCCCTACACGTGAGGTGGAGCACAGCTCTCAGGTCCATTCCAACCTGACCTCAGGGTCAGTTAAGACTCAGCCAGACACCACAGCTTAACTTATTGCAACAAATCCGACTGCTTGTTAGGAGAACGGAACGTTCAATCCATCAGATTTCAAGAGTAATCACAAGGATGGACACCCAGCCCAAGCTTTGTCTtgtttctccctccctcctgaAAGTTCTTATTTATAAGGatcaataacattttaaagcataaaGGACTGACAGCCCTGTAGGGCCGTGCAATACAATCTGCTGCTCTGTCGCTTCCTATAATGAAAGAAGGAAGTCAGAACATGGCTGATCtgcaaagagagcagaaaagtCTCAGGCACAAAAAGGTCAGAACACAATTATAGCCGtgcactgctctgcaaggcAAAAATGTAACATCTTTTAATTAACACTTTCCTTCCAGAAATTAGCATGCCCTATAGAGCAGCACAAGGCAAAGACAGAAcccagaagaaagcagacaCACATACCCTTTTCTCCATCTCCAGCATGCTGGACCGGTCAGaagttttctcctgtttctgctatgtaattaaaaatagaaagctaTTAAAATGGAGAGGCATTCACACGATGCTGTACAAAGGCTGGACAGCCCACAGATGCacttgcccagagaagcagcagtCCTTAGAGAATCACACACACCACACTGCTTTCTGTGCGATGTGACACCAGTCTCCCCTGCAGCAGCTTCCCTCCTGAGCGCTGCATCCCTCCCTCACCACAGATGTGTTGGCATGGCACGGGGCAGCGCTCGCTTTGcccagcagaggagcagctcttGGCCTTACCTGGGCTGCCTTTTCCAACTTGGATTTGATGTCAGCCAGCTCGAGCTGCGCTTCTTGCAGTTTTGACTTCAGCTTTTGATTTTCAGACAGGGCGCTTTCGTACAACTGAAATGCAAACGTTTCAATTGACAGGGCTGCTCTTCAGCCACTGTGCTCCAAACAGACACTTTTCACACGGCCTTTGCCTCACGCACACCTGGCAGCCCGTGTTACTGATTTCAAGGATTGCATTGAAAGCTTCAGAGCTTTCAGAACAAATAATTCCGGAGTGTCCTAGCAGCACAAAATGATTCAGCTGGGGGTGCACGCTGTGGCCATGCTGGTAGCATTCAAggtcagccttttcttctcctttaaaaTCCCTCCCCCATCTCTCCAGCCCGATCCCTCACTCCCTGTTCCCCAGGGGGTCCCTTCACCCCCTGTCCTGTTTTAGCCCTCTGTAGGACTGATGCATTCGAGAACAGCGAGCATCATTCCCAAAGGCAATGGAAACAGACAATGCTCCAAAGATGGTGCAGCTTCTGAGGTGCAGCCAGTGACAACATTACATACAGAAACCCCACCTTTTTGTAGTCCCTGTTGCTCTCCtcttctgccctgctgctgagggctgctAGGCGGTTCTCTCTGCGGCTGTAGGCACTGGAGCGGCTGGAGGCACGGTCGCTGTAGGAGTCACTGGTGGCAGGGGCTGTAGCTGCTTCCAACCTGCAAGGCAAAGACGCAGCACTGTGGAGCAGCTGCAACGCAGGGAATGCCAGTGTGACACAAAGGCAAGCAGAGCCCCGTGCTGAACCAACTGGGAACAGCCCAGCGGATATCAGCCCAAaccccagcaggcagcaacGTCCCATGCACTGCTGGGATCCCACCTTCATGGTGGGAATGGGCTCCATGCAATGGGATGTTGAAGGTTTTGATCTGCTCATGGCTGGTGGGTGACTGGAGGagcaaaggaacaaagcagAGTGGCCCaacagctgagctgagctgagaacCCACTGGTCAGAGCCAGGGACGGCTTGTGCCATTGATGTGAAGGAGGGGAACccccagagctgtgcaaaaATGGGACACAGAAAAAAGTCTTAAatctaaaatattaaataggaaaaaaaaaaaaaaacccgagAAACAAAGTTCTTACCTGGAAAGTCGTTCATGCTGAaggaaagagggggaaaaaaaagaaaaaaagggaattaaTGACCAATGAACTAAcagtgcagccccagcagcacgtTGCTCccacccagcacacacagcctgctCCAAACTGCAACCCAGCGACTGCTGCAGAGCCTTCTCAACTGCTTCTGCTCCTCTGAAGCGtttcagatttcatttccttcacaAACCCAAAACCTACACAGCCTTGGCTTTTAAATCCTTGCTGAAGCCCATTCCTGGGCCCCAAACTCATCTATTGTTTCCCTTTCACATCAAATAGCCGTGCTTTGATCGCTGCCCACCTTTTCTCCACAGCCAAATACCCACAAGGAAGGAGAGCTTTGCAGGGCGAGAGGAGCTCAGCAGGAGCCGTGGGGAGGCTGAGGAGCtctcagccccacagagccTGGAGCACATCAGGCTCTTTCTTCCCCACCTGCATTCCCATCACAGCAGAGCaatgcccagctctgccttcgCTGCAGCCGCTGGTGCTCTTAAAGCACACTGACCTGGGCCAGAGGGGATTACAGGAGTTTTGCTTGGCGCTGCTGTGTCCTGCGGGGCCAACTGTGGTAAACCACAGCTTGTAGTGGAGATCTCTGCACTGGGCAGTTTTCTCCTACCAATGCTGAAGTCAAACAGAACAGCACGGGCTCCTGTGGGATGCACTGCTCCCATCCTCGGCTTCCCCCCATGAGCTCCTCTGAGCATGGGTGCATTGAGCACaagggctgtgctcagcctgcactgcagcaggaacacAACAACACGGCAGGTATTGCAAGTCACCACATTTCTAATTCCTCCAACCCCAACACAACCCCCGTCTTCTGTTCAAGAAGGAAACCACCCCACACAGCCCTCCGTCACAGGAACCGTGGGGCCTTGGCCAGGACAAAGGAACTGAACCAAAGCTGAAGCCTCACAGCTGGAGAGAACATTCAGCTGGAGCTGCTAAATCCAAAGCCCAAACCCTGCTATCAGTTGGCATGtcctccccagggctgtgcctgcaggagctCCATCCggctgagcacagggctgcagcagaaccacggcagcagctccagccctgtgctaCAGCCTGAATGTCCCGAGCTGGAAGGGGCCCACAGGGAACTGCATCCTTCCCCAGCCTTCCACCTGCAGCCGCCTCCCAGCGCGGTGCTGCAGTGAAGTGGTGCTTCTGAGACACAGATGATACCATATAAAGGCCGGGTCTggagagcagaggctgaacagaactctgcagccactgctggcaACGGCCCCGCTGTGATGGAATCACAAACCAGCTTCCACCAGAGGATCGCTCCTCCTCTCGCTATTACCGTCAGGGAAggaagggatttttcttttgttttagatCAGTTTCTGTCTCAGCCTCTTCTTGAGGTCTGCACACAGGCTATGCTGGTACCCCAAGGACCAGCTTTCTCCATTCTGCTTATAAAACGATGACAGAAGAGAGGAGCCATTTCCACCAGGCCcagctcccttccagcccagccctgccctgcattCGGCCACAGCACCCTCAGAAACCTCCAACTGCAGCTGGGCTGTCCTCCCTGCAatcactgcttctctgctcaAACAACCAAATGCCATTTAaatggcagcagcatcacctgCCGTGCTGCCCGAGggagcagagcactgcatgCCCTGAGCTCAGCGCCGCAGCCTCAGCCTCCATCGCTCCCTgaaggagcagagggcagcagcagctgagcccaCCAAGCAGAGCCCTAGGGTTCAAGCAGTGCTGAGAACCAGCTGTACCGACTCTACAAATGCACCATcgtattttccacattttttttcccactggtAACATGGAGCTGCTCTGTCAGCATCGCCCCCAGCGCTGCGTTTCCCCAGGGATCCGAAGCTCCACAAGAACCAGCAGCAGCCACGGGAACACGGGGCTGTGCCATGAGCTTCCCCAGCTAAACAGGGTCAGGGCGGGGGGAGGAGGGCCCCAGGGAGCAGCACGGCTGCCCTGGTTCTGAAAGCAGCGTGCAGCCAGGCAGGACCTGCAGCCCGGGACGTGAGCGCTGATGGCTGGTAAAGGAAAACTTCGACacgcagagcagagctgcagggagcgcTGCCAGGTTTCTGGTCagcatcagtgctcagagctctcGCAGCAGGAGAATGGGAGTGGGGTTTGCACGTGCACCCCGACCTACAGCCACACACCTCGGGTCACATCCTTCCTCCTGGCTGTGGgatggcagcacagtgctggggtggCACCACTTGG is part of the Lagopus muta isolate bLagMut1 chromosome 24, bLagMut1 primary, whole genome shotgun sequence genome and encodes:
- the PPP1R12B gene encoding protein phosphatase 1 regulatory subunit 12B isoform X6 gives rise to the protein MSSLFTRSKDYTRSRKSQSDSPPSSPSPIAKTLRHERLSRLEAATAPATSDSYSDRASSRSSAYSRRENRLAALSSRAEEESNRDYKKLYESALSENQKLKSKLQEAQLELADIKSKLEKAAQQKQEKTSDRSSMLEMEKREKRALERKLSEMEEEMKILTELKSDNQRLKDENGALIRVISKLSK